The sequence CAAAAAACAGCTACATCGTCAAGGCAGAGGTCCCCGGGATTGATCCAAAAGATGTGGAAATCTCTCTTAGTGAAAATGTCCTCACCATAAAAGGCGAGAAAAAGCAGGAGAAAGAAGAAGAGAACGAGAACTACCACATAATAGAACGTAGCTATGGAGGTTTTACCAGGTCCTTCAAGCTGCCGGGTCAGATCCAGGGTGACAAGGTAAAGGCAAATTATAAAAACGGGATTTTGAAGATAACACTACCAAAAACCGAAGAGGCTAAGAAAAAAGAA is a genomic window of Syntrophorhabdaceae bacterium containing:
- a CDS encoding Hsp20/alpha crystallin family protein — translated: MTEIALWKPWREMERIRKEMDNIWDTFFDRRPVRGDGVSEWMPSLDVSETKNSYIVKAEVPGIDPKDVEISLSENVLTIKGEKKQEKEEENENYHIIERSYGGFTRSFKLPGQIQGDKVKANYKNGILKITLPKTEEAKKKEIKITVE